From the Oryza glaberrima chromosome 5, OglaRS2, whole genome shotgun sequence genome, one window contains:
- the LOC127774758 gene encoding uncharacterized protein LOC127774758 isoform X2 produces MDPARYWILARRKLGDQKAPLFPTPHITIGAGGSSASYYESWEERAFAEDSAGHLGGCIWPPRSYSCSFCGREFRSAQALGGHMNVHRRDRARLKLSGVVEDGTGGESHGMPPNQNYMIQPCAPQIGTLQHAYSPNPRSGSILAADTNPNSICDVVAYPARSLLQVAAARTALGKQVLNAPLVSSKSPSAGREHDNYCFGVPIKKGLYVR; encoded by the exons ATGGATCCAGCAAGGTACTGGATCTTGGCCAGGAGGAAGCTGGGAGATCAGAAGGCGCCTCTCTTCCCCACCCCTCACATCAccatcggcgccggcggcagctccGCCTCCTACTACGAGTCATGGGAGGAACGTGCCTTCGCGGAAGACTCCGCAGGGCATCTCGGGGGCTGCATCTGGCCGCCGAGGTCCTACTCCTGCAGCTTCTGCGGCCGTGAGTTCCGGTCGGCGCAGGCGCTGGGCGGGCACATGAACGTCCACCGGAGGGACCGGGCAAGGCTCAAGCTCTCTGGGGTTGTGGAGGACGGCACCGGCGGCGAAAGCCACGGCATGCCGCCAAACCAGAACTACATGATACAACCATGCGCTCCCCAAATTGGCACCCTGCAGCACGCCTACAGCCCAAACCCTAGAAGTGGCAGTATTCTCGCTGCTGACACTAACCCTAATTCCATATGTGATGTTGTCGCGTACCCTGCTAGATCCTTGCTTCAAGTTGCAGCTGCTAGAACTGCCTTGGGCAAACAAGTCCTGAACGCCCCTCTTGTCTCATCGAAGTCGCCGTCGGCTGGTAGAGAACATG ATAACTACTGTTTTGGGGTGCCGATCAAGAAGGGACTTTATGTACGATAA
- the LOC127774758 gene encoding uncharacterized protein LOC127774758 isoform X1 produces MDPARYWILARRKLGDQKAPLFPTPHITIGAGGSSASYYESWEERAFAEDSAGHLGGCIWPPRSYSCSFCGREFRSAQALGGHMNVHRRDRARLKLSGVVEDGTGGESHGMPPNQNYMIQPCAPQIGTLQHAYSPNPRSGSILAADTNPNSICDVVAYPARSLLQVAAARTALGKQVLNAPLVSSKSPSAGREHGKRETLFLGAVRLAQDHDTVSSNLDLRVGKNELKITTVLGCRSRRDFMYDNDRADDEETVEASHKKRRIDLEVNPLILTSSTSNHQQQDGGDDQHHEKILKLYRSSSVEELDLELRLGEAPKEQ; encoded by the coding sequence ATGGATCCAGCAAGGTACTGGATCTTGGCCAGGAGGAAGCTGGGAGATCAGAAGGCGCCTCTCTTCCCCACCCCTCACATCAccatcggcgccggcggcagctccGCCTCCTACTACGAGTCATGGGAGGAACGTGCCTTCGCGGAAGACTCCGCAGGGCATCTCGGGGGCTGCATCTGGCCGCCGAGGTCCTACTCCTGCAGCTTCTGCGGCCGTGAGTTCCGGTCGGCGCAGGCGCTGGGCGGGCACATGAACGTCCACCGGAGGGACCGGGCAAGGCTCAAGCTCTCTGGGGTTGTGGAGGACGGCACCGGCGGCGAAAGCCACGGCATGCCGCCAAACCAGAACTACATGATACAACCATGCGCTCCCCAAATTGGCACCCTGCAGCACGCCTACAGCCCAAACCCTAGAAGTGGCAGTATTCTCGCTGCTGACACTAACCCTAATTCCATATGTGATGTTGTCGCGTACCCTGCTAGATCCTTGCTTCAAGTTGCAGCTGCTAGAACTGCCTTGGGCAAACAAGTCCTGAACGCCCCTCTTGTCTCATCGAAGTCGCCGTCGGCTGGTAGAGAACATGGTAAGAGGGAGACGTTGTTTCTTGGTGCTGTTCGATTGGCACAGGATCATGACACGGTGAGTTCTAATCTTGACCTGCGTGTTGGGAAAAATGAATTGAAGATAACTACTGTTTTGGGGTGCCGATCAAGAAGGGACTTTATGTACGATAACGACCGCGCGGATGATGAAGAGACTGTTGAAGCAAGTCACAAGAAAAGAAGAATCGATTTGGAGGTAAACCCCCTGATTCTAACTTCTTCAACCAGTAATCATCAACAGCAAGATGGTGGTGATGACCAACATCATGAAAAGATACTAAAACTTTATCGTAGCTCCTCGGTTGAAGAACTAGATCTTGAGCTTAGACTCGGGGAAGCCCCAAAAGAACAGTAG